Genomic segment of Serinicoccus hydrothermalis:
GCTGCCCGTCGTGGGCGCGCCGATGGCGGGCGGGGTGTCCAACCCCCTGCTCGCCGCCGCGGCGAGCGACGCCGGTGGCCTGGGGATGCTGGCCGCCGGCTACCGGACGCCCGAGCAGGTGGCCGCCGACCTCGTGCACGTCCGCGACCTCACCGACCGGCCCTTCGGGATCAACCTCTTCGTGCCACGACCGCTCGACCGCGCTGCCCTCGAGCCGGCGGTCGAGGACTTCGCCGGTCGCATCGCGGGGGAGGCCGCCGCCCTCGGCACCGAGGTCGGCCGGCCCAGCTGGTACGACACCGACCACTGGGACGCCAAGGTGCACCTCGTGGAGACGCTGGCGCCGCCCGTCGTCTCGTGCACCTTCGGTATCCCTGGGGCCGCTGTCGTGGACCGGTGGAAGGCAGCGGGCTGCGAGGTGCACCTCACGGCGACGAGCGTCCCGGAGGCGCTCGCGGCGGCGGAGACCGGCGCCGATGTCGTCGTGCTCCAGGGGATGGAGGCCGGTGGGCACCGCGGCACGCACGACCCGTCGGCCGCGCCCGAGCCGGTCGACCACCTCGGCCTGCTGGAGACCGTGCTGCCGCAGGTCGGCGTGCCGCTGGTCGTCGCCGGTGGCGTGACGACGCCGGGGGACGTGCGCCGGGCCT
This window contains:
- a CDS encoding NAD(P)H-dependent flavin oxidoreductase — protein: MSLLGSLVLPVVGAPMAGGVSNPLLAAAASDAGGLGMLAAGYRTPEQVAADLVHVRDLTDRPFGINLFVPRPLDRAALEPAVEDFAGRIAGEAAALGTEVGRPSWYDTDHWDAKVHLVETLAPPVVSCTFGIPGAAVVDRWKAAGCEVHLTATSVPEALAAAETGADVVVLQGMEAGGHRGTHDPSAAPEPVDHLGLLETVLPQVGVPLVVAGGVTTPGDVRRAFGAGAAGVQVGTALLLAPESGASRTYRAALRSPRHTERVLTRAFSGRVAGAVANGWTREYADAPAAFPVVDQLTKPLRKAAAEQGDLERIHVWAGSGWRAAQERPAGEIVRELAG